From the genome of Malus domestica chromosome 04, GDT2T_hap1, one region includes:
- the LOC108171898 gene encoding serine/threonine-protein kinase BSK1-like isoform X2 — protein MRLRVALYIAEALDYCSTEGRPLYHNLNAYRVLFDEDGDPCLSCFGLMRNIRDGKSYSTNLAYTPPKYLRNGRVTPESVVYSFGTVLLDLLSGKHIPPSHVSGLL, from the exons ATGCGTTTAAGAGTGGCTCTTTATATTGCTGAAGCTTTAGATTATTGCAGTACTGAGGGCCGCCCGTTATACCACAATTTGAATGCTTATAGGGTTCTCTTTGACGAG GATGGTGATCCTTGTCTTTCATGTTTTGGCTTGATGAGAAATATTAGGGATGGGAAGAGTTACAGCACAAATCTTGCTTACACGCCACCTAAATATTTAAGAAATG GAAGGGTCACTCCAGAAAGTGTTGTTTATAGCTTTGGCACCGTCCTTCTAGATCTGCTTAGTGGGAAGCACATCCCTCCAAGTCATGTAAGTGGACTGCTATAA
- the LOC108171898 gene encoding serine/threonine-protein kinase BSK1-like isoform X1, which yields MRLRVALYIAEALDYCSTEGRPLYHNLNAYRVLFDEDGDPCLSCFGLMRNIRDGKSYSTNLAYTPPKYLRNGRVTPESVVYSFGTVLLDLLSGKHIPPSHLVYIRTCHCPDGGSGIPKR from the exons ATGCGTTTAAGAGTGGCTCTTTATATTGCTGAAGCTTTAGATTATTGCAGTACTGAGGGCCGCCCGTTATACCACAATTTGAATGCTTATAGGGTTCTCTTTGACGAG GATGGTGATCCTTGTCTTTCATGTTTTGGCTTGATGAGAAATATTAGGGATGGGAAGAGTTACAGCACAAATCTTGCTTACACGCCACCTAAATATTTAAGAAATG GAAGGGTCACTCCAGAAAGTGTTGTTTATAGCTTTGGCACCGTCCTTCTAGATCTGCTTAGTGGGAAGCACATCCCTCCAAGTCAT CTTGTGTATATAAGGACATGTCATTGCCCTGACGGAGGAAGTGGAATCCCTAAAAGATAA